A part of Emys orbicularis isolate rEmyOrb1 chromosome 13, rEmyOrb1.hap1, whole genome shotgun sequence genomic DNA contains:
- the LOC135888390 gene encoding GTP-binding protein Rhes-like: MSLAVKEKNHVRLVFLGAAGVGKTALIRRFLLDTFEPKHRRTVEELHSKEYEVSGATIKVEILDTSGSYSFPAMRKLSIQNSDAFALVYAVDDTESFESVKSLREEILEVKEDKFPPIVVVGNKAEANRERQVLTEDALSLVELDWNNRFLEASAKENENVVEVFRELLQQVNLPSRLSPALRRRRETFPKENALRPPMNKTNSCTVC, encoded by the coding sequence ATGTCCCTGGCGGTGAAGGAGAAGAACCACGTGCGTCTGGTCTTCCTGGGTGCGGCAGGAGTGGGCAAGACAGCTCTGATCCGCCGCTTCCTGCTGGACACTTTTGAGCCCAAGCACCGGCGGACAGTGGAAGAGCTGCACAGCAAGGAGTACGAGGTGAGTGGGGCCACCATCAAGGTAGAGATCCTGGACACCAGTGGCAGCTACTCCTTCCCGGCCATGCGCAAGCTGTCCATCCAGAACAGTGACGCCTTCGCCCTGGTCTACGCGGTGGATGACACAGAGTCCTTCGAGAGCGTCAAGAGCCTGCGGGAGGAGATCCTGGAGGTGAAGGAAGACAAGTTCCCCCCCATTGTGGTGGTGGGCAACAAGGCGGAGGCCAACAGAGAGAGGCAGGTGCTGACTGAGGATGCCCTGTCCCTGGTGGAGCTGGACTGGAACAACCGCTTCCTGGAAGCATCGGCCAAGGAAAACGAGAATGTGGTGGAAGTCttcagggagctgctgcagcaagtCAACCTGCCCAGCCGGCTCAGCCCGGCGCTGCGCAGGAGGAGGGAGACCTTCCCAAAGGAGAACGCACTCAGACCACCCATGAACAAGACCAACAGCTGCACTGTCTGCTGA